CTTAGACTTGGTATATTAACTGAGGAGACAATTTTACAAACACTAGGTGGTTTCATGTTTTTTCATCTTTTctcattagatttttttttttaagaaaaatctttTTTCATTAGTTGTGCGTTCTATATTCTGGGCATATTGTTTTAGTTGTGCTATTTTCTATTTGTGTAATTATTTTGATCTCCGACCACAGTAGCTCATTTCCTTATATCTCTAGACCTTTGATCTTATTATTTTCACTCATGGACTTTGGTCTTTGGTCTTTAATCttctacgttttttttttgtttagcaTTGTGCATTGTCATATCTcccaatattatttttttgcagTAGAGGCCACTCTCCTATAGAAACTACAGTCGATGTTAATTGTGCGTTTGTGATTCTTTACTCTGTGACATTGACCAAATCTCCTGACAACTTTTGTTATTTCTGCATTTTGTCTTCACAGCATATTCCATGTTTCGAACTCATGCTTCtgttaagttttgttttgactGTACAGGTGGAGTAGTCATATCAAATGGTCTACTGAATTTCTTCTCGTATCATTTTCCACGTATTTGATGTTTAGAAATGTTCGTCCGACGGTCGCCCAAGTCGTTTCTCTAAACTGATTTGTGTTCATGCGTAGctgtttgtttttaaatatttttttccagatTCCTATACGTTTGCAATGGTTTAATTGTTGTTACACTGCCTGCGTAATTAAATATTGTGAAAGAAACATCATTCTTTCAATGCTCTTCTTATGTGAACCTCCATTTTCCAATTCATTTCATCATTTTTCTTCCTCAACCCatgcatttaatattttattttcaattagaATATAAGATGTTCAGTGTCCATTTTTCTTGGTTTCTCACATACAGACAGCAGTACCTATGTATTCTCACGAACATATaatttatgtgtgtgtttacAGTTTCTTATGTATTGTAATAGTAGTAGTAATTACTTTTTGTGATGGCAGATCTTTGAAATATAAGTCTTGCATCCATTCTTTCTCTAGCTGTCAATGATATCTAGACCACTTGGTGAAGTTGCACGTGACATATAGCATGGGGTCCTTgcatttttctcttattttggAAACGTGATCTTAAACTTAATACATGGATCCTGAAACAACATGTTACGCCTGCAAATTCATAGCTATCATACTCTACGTCTGTGTTTGTCTTTGCTGGGCCTGAGTTCTTGGGATCGTCCTTTTTCTCGGGGTTAAAGTTTCTCTTCCTCAACCTTTATCTTCTAATATCAATGGATCCCTCCTAACACTCGATTAATATCTCATCTTATTATTCTAAAAAGGTTCCATGATCAATGGTTTCATCCCAGTCTCTCGAACCACTATTGGCATCTGTTAGAAGAGGGACACATCGTTGGTGGGTTCAAAGTCATGCGACCACTTCGTTAACATCGTCAGGTACCGTAAACAAAACCCAGAAACACCTTAACCTACTATCCGTAAGAATCACTCAAGACCACATATATCCACATATTACATGTACCTTGTGGAGCTAGCCTTCAATGATGATAGCGCTAATAAAAccttatgataatatatatatttagctaCAGAATAgacttaaccaaaataataagatacaaaataggtaaaacaaaagttaaaatttgatGATGGCTTGAAGACACAATGGATAAGGGAAATCAGAGCAAATGTATGGTGGCATCCTTACGAAGTCGGAAACGTATCCACCACGCTATTGTGGCCAATATTAGTGACAATCCATCAAGTTTGATAGAAGAGATAGCCATAAGATCTCGAGCTTGGAATGGTGACAAAATAAATAGTAGCATGACAGAAATAGGAAATTGATATTTGTATTGAGCATGTTGCTTTGACGTTTTGTGGTTAGGGCTGCAGATGAGATTTTCCATATCTTTATAATAGTTGGGAGACGAATCTTAAAACGTCCAAAGGGAGAATCTGAAGTGAATTAGTGAAATTGGAAGAGTCAAACTTAATATGGATTCGTATCGATGGAGACGATGTAATAAGAGGGGAGATGGATGGTTGAACTTCCCAGGTTGAAGAAGATGACCGATGAAGTCTTCATTTATCACTCTTGGTGGGCCCGTATGATTTTGGAAGGTGCTGACGTGAACACTCTCAGAAGAAGAGAAATGTGATGGGGAGAGATGAAGCTCTATCATTGGCtgaaatcccctatatattatttatgaaacattacaacttctttttgtagccacatgtcattactaggatgattcttagaattattagagaaatatgttggtccatctaattatataataagctttttattaaactaactataaattcattattaatttcatttattatttccttaaataaagattacggaattgcctaatgtgggtaaagtatatatgacaattaatgattttgaataataaagatctataaaaaaatgtatcttctatcaaatttgtttaatttaaaactattaaaatattttttttaaaaacacaataactatattataaaaatttagatttttctgtatatgttatattttgaattttaaaaaatgactataaattactaaaactgttaaaagtctcacattcaaattttgcgatccatgatttaaaatttttgttatgacaaaatacaaatgattacaaaatcatataagtaaaagtctaatttaattaatcattaagatttaaaatatatatatatatatatatatatatcattctaaattaaactataaaccatattgaataaataaatattttagtttcaaaatttactttgaataattttttttgataaaagttttgaactaacattgataaatttttttaaattatcaattactaaaattattaatcccacaatgaaaattttgttatcagtaatttaaattttttgctattaaaaatacacttgataaaaaaaacatatgagtagaaagcatcatttaaaaaaaaaagacattaatattaaaaatatactatgtatgttaatatcatttaaatttaattatatatcctctcaaatattttttttaaaaatgtttggattaataaaattgatttatacgttcgcaccaatttaattatatatgtaatacttattgacttttaattatttaatatatatttattatttcataatatgtaaaaacatataatacataaaataatttatatatataatgtttatcccgtGTAAGACGCGGATTTTAATCTAGTTAATAATCATAGGTGAACACTTTAAATTTTGAGTTTATTGTGTTTTAGTATTGTTAAATGGTTTAAAATAAAAGGGCCATCATGCTTGGGCTTTAGTTAGGCCCATTATAGGCCGAGTTACATTACTTCTAGTTAACCAAAACATTCACACTTACTACTTACTAATAACATCCCCTTCGGCCCTTCCTTAGTAAAGATTAGCGAACTGAACCCGAGGGGCATCTTACAAGACCTTGCGCATCGCACAACACTTTCACCACCTCTCTCATCGTCGGTCTCCTCGCTGGTTCTCTCTCCGTACAACTTAGTGCCAATTCAGTCACCTCAACTATCTGTTCCCTAAGATCCGAATTAAGAAGCTCGTCCGCGAGAACTGGATCAACAATTGTTGACACCATGTCGTCTACGCTGCTGCTGCTCAACATAGATCTCACCCAGCTTACTATATCAGTACTTTCCGGGAAGGACTTGTCCACCGCTCTCTTCCTCGTAACCAGCTCTAGCAACACAACTCCGTAACTGTAAACGTCTGATTCTCTTCCCCTCACCGTCTTGAAAGCGTTTTCTGCACAGTTTCATACGTGAGAAACAAGAAACAGAGAATATATTCACAACAAACCAAGCCCTAACAGATTATAAACCGGTTAAATTCTATAGCAAACTATACCAAGTCTAATATGTATAATGCAGTTTCACGCGTGACAAACAAGAAACAGACGATATATTTACACCAAACCAAGCCCTAACAGATTATAAACCGgttaaactctaaaccaaatTATACCAAGTCTAATCTGTTAGGACTTGGCATAGTCTGGTTTAGAGTTTAACCGATTTAGCTACCGGTTTATGATCTGTTAGGCTTGGTTTCTGTTTCTTATTTCTAAACTACACAATACATATTAGACTTGGTGTAGTTCGGTATAGAATTTAACCGAGTTTATTACCGGTTTTGTAATATGTATAGTGCAGTCTTATGCGTGACAAACAAGAAACATAGAATATATTTACAACAAACCAATCCCTAACAGATTATAAACCGGTCAAACTCTCTAAACCAAACTATACCAAGTCTAATATTTACCTGGTGCAATGTAACCGGTGGTGCCTGTGACCGTTGCAGTTGAGACCGTTGAGCCATCAAGAAGCCGAGCCAAACCAAAGTCACCAATGTGAGGTTCCAAATCCGAGTCCATGAGTATGTTCTCCGGCTTAATGTCACGGTGAACAATCGGAGGATGACAGTCATAGTGCAGATAAGCCAGTCCATGAGCGACTCCAAGCGCTATGTTGTACCGTGCAGACCACTCAAGCACGTCTTCTTTAGGGCTAACACCGTGAAGAACATCGTACAAGCTTCCTCTAGGCATGTACCTATACAGCATCAACCCGTCTTCTTTCCTCAGCCAAAACCCTTCTAACTTGATCAGGTTCCTGTGCCTGACTTTTCCTATCGTCTCGATCTCCCTCATCATGCTCTGGTTGGCTCGGATGTGAGACGCGAAGATGAGTCTCTTCACAGCGTAGACCTCTCCCGAGCCTAAAGATGCTCTGTAGACAATGCCGTGAGCTCCTCTTCCTATAATATGTTTTTCGTTTAGGTTATCAGTTGCTGCAAGAACTTTGTTGAGCAACAAAGATGGACCTTCTTCCTCGGTGAAGACAATAGCATCTTTCTTTGGTCTTTCTTCGTGATCACCACGACGGCGTAGACAGATGAAGACAAGTGCAAGAACCAAAACCAACACGaataaagaagacaagactgcTATAAGCACGATCTTCCACGTGCTGAGACCGCTTTTGCCGCGTCTAGATTGATCTTCACAGTAACTCAACTCGCTGTTGTTGCTAACAGGGAAGGAACGTGGAATGCAGAGGTTAGGGTTTCCTGAAAACGACGCCGGATCAGAGATCGACTGATTCTTCAACTTCTCAGGTATCGGACCAATGAACTGATTGTTAGAGACATCAGCGTGAAGCAACGAGGTAAGGTTCCCAAGAACGGACAAAGAGCCTGTTAGCTTGTTGTTGGATACGTTGACTCTTGTTAGTCTGATGAGATCCTTCAACTTATCCGGAAGCTCACCTGTTAATCCGTTTCCACTCAAATCCAAACCGTAGATCAGTTGCTGTAACGAACCAATAGAGGAAGGAATCTCCCCGCCAAAAGCGTTTCTACCCATCTGAAGATCCGAGAGCTTCACAAGCTCAGGCAAGAAGGACGGTATACCTCCTGTAAACAGGTTTTCGCTGAGGATCAAAGTAGCCAAGCCTTTCCACGCACTGTAGCTCGAAGGAACGGTACCGTTTAACTTGTTAAACCCAACGTCAAAACGCTCAAGGTTAACACAGTTAGAGAGATTAGACGGTAGAGAGCCTTGAAGAAGATTATTAGAAAGATTCAAGTAACCGAGTCCCAGTAAGTTCCCAAGCTCTGAAGGTATCTGTCCACTGAGTTTGTTTCGAGACAGGTTGATGCTAGAGAGGTTCCTAGAGCTTCCAAAGCTTCTCGGGATCGGTCCTTCGAAGCTGTTTGTATTAAAATCAAGAAACGAGATACTAAGATCTTGAGAAAACTCAGGGAGAGGGCCTGTGAGGTTGTTCCCTCTGAGGATGAACCTCTCGATGCTCTTGCAACGACCGATAGACGTCGGTATCTTCCCGTGGAGCTGGTTAGAGCCCAAGTTAAGCACTGTCAGCTTCTTCCCATGGCAGAGATTCGGCGGTATCTCTCCCGTGAGTTTGTTGCTAATAAAGTCAATCTCTTCCAAGCTGCTATGCACACCTAAAGCCGATGGTATCTCTCCGTAGAAGCCGTTGTTGAAGAGAGTAACTTTCTTCAGATGCTTTAACTCTGTCATCTCCAGAGGTAGCTCACCTGTGAGGTTGTTTTGATACACCAGAAGCTGAGAAAGAGACTGAATCTTCCACACCTCTATAGGTATCTCACCGGAGAACCGGTTCTCGAAAAGCTCAAGACTTTCCAGCTTCTTCAGCTTACCTAACGAACTCGGTATCTCTCCTCCAAGCTGGTTATTGTTGAGCTTTAACATGGTTAAACTAGAGCAGTTACCAATCTCTGCAGGGATACCCCCAGAGAGACGATTCTCTGAGAGATTAATAACCGTGAGCTTCTTTAACATACCTAACGAGGCAGGGATCGTGCCTGACAAGTTACCACTCACAATCACCAGAGCGTCAAGGCTACTACAGTTCCCTAACTCAGGAGGAACACCACCTTCGAATTCGTTGTAAGACAACTCTAAAGTCAGCAAGTTCTTGCAGTTTGCTGAACCGAAACGAACCGGTCCGGTTAAGCTGTTGTTACCAACGAACAAGTCAGTGAGATTCTCAAGCATGTTGAGACTCTCAGGCAACGAACCAACCAGC
This Brassica napus cultivar Da-Ae chromosome C6, Da-Ae, whole genome shotgun sequence DNA region includes the following protein-coding sequences:
- the LOC106405412 gene encoding leucine-rich repeat receptor-like protein kinase PEPR1, whose translation is MKKNLGSFESLLLFILFVSTTHIASVSCLNSEGLTLLSLLKNLEKVPKEVTSTWKPNSSPQATPCNWFGITCDDSNNVASLNFTHSNVSGQLGPEIGDLKSLEILDLSTNSFSGTIHSTLGNCTKLVYLDLSENEFTGKIPDTLGNLKSVTDLYLYENHLTGELPESLFLIPVLQTLHVEYNNLTGPIPESIGEGKELLDLRLFENEFSGNIPESIGNCSKLELLYLHKNKLVGSLPESLNMLENLTDLFVGNNSLTGPVRFGSANCKNLLTLELSYNEFEGGVPPELGNCSSLDALVIVSGNLSGTIPASLGMLKKLTVINLSENRLSGGIPAEIGNCSSLTMLKLNNNQLGGEIPSSLGKLKKLESLELFENRFSGEIPIEVWKIQSLSQLLVYQNNLTGELPLEMTELKHLKKVTLFNNGFYGEIPSALGVHSSLEEIDFISNKLTGEIPPNLCHGKKLTVLNLGSNQLHGKIPTSIGRCKSIERFILRGNNLTGPLPEFSQDLSISFLDFNTNSFEGPIPRSFGSSRNLSSINLSRNKLSGQIPSELGNLLGLGYLNLSNNLLQGSLPSNLSNCVNLERFDVGFNKLNGTVPSSYSAWKGLATLILSENLFTGGIPSFLPELVKLSDLQMGRNAFGGEIPSSIGSLQQLIYGLDLSGNGLTGELPDKLKDLIRLTRVNVSNNKLTGSLSVLGNLTSLLHADVSNNQFIGPIPEKLKNQSISDPASFSGNPNLCIPRSFPVSNNSELSYCEDQSRRGKSGLSTWKIVLIAVLSSLFVLVLVLALVFICLRRRGDHEERPKKDAIVFTEEEGPSLLLNKVLAATDNLNEKHIIGRGAHGIVYRASLGSGEVYAVKRLIFASHIRANQSMMREIETIGKVRHRNLIKLEGFWLRKEDGLMLYRYMPRGSLYDVLHGVSPKEDVLEWSARYNIALGVAHGLAYLHYDCHPPIVHRDIKPENILMDSDLEPHIGDFGLARLLDGSTVSTATVTGTTGYIAPENAFKTVRGRESDVYSYGVVLLELVTRKRAVDKSFPESTDIVSWVRSMLSSSSVDDMVSTIVDPVLADELLNSDLREQIVEVTELALSCTEREPARRPTMREVVKVLCDAQGLVRCPSGSVR